GAGCGACCCGCTCACCTGCGAGATCCCCGTGCTCATCATCACTGTCTCGGACCGCAAGGAGCTCGGCTTCGCCCTCGGCGCCGTCGACTGCCTCGTAAAACCGTCGCCGGGGCGCGACGGGCTCGTGGACCTTCTCAGCCGGGTCGGCACCGCGTGGCAGCCGCGCCACAAGCGCACGACCATCCTCATAGTGAACAGCGACGGCAAGGTCCTCGACTTCCTCGACCAGATGCTCAGGGGCGAGGGCTTCTCGGTCATAACGGCCCGGCGCGGCGAAGAGGCCCTGGCCCTGGCCCAGGAGCGCACGCCCGACATCATCATCATCGATCTCATGCTCGCGGGCCTGAGCGGCTTCGACGTCATAGACGCCCTCAAGGAGCACCCCATGACGAGGGAGATACCGGTCATGATATTCACGGCCAAGGATATAACCGAGGCCGACAAGGAGAAACTCGGCGGCGACATACAGAACATCCTCCACAAGTCGAAGTTCAAGAAGGAGGACCTCCTCTCGGAGATACACCTTCTCGAGATGGCCTACCCGGAGAAGGCCAACATGGTCGACCCCCTCACGGGACTCTTCAACAGGCGGTACTTCAACATCGTGCTATCGAGGGAGCTGAGCCGCTGCACCCGTTACGGCCACATCTTCTCGGTGCTTCTCGTCGACATCGACCGTTTCGACGAGTTCAACGTCTCCAACTCCTATCTCTCGGGCAACGAGCTCATAAAGAAGCTGGCAAGGAAGCTCAAGGGCAACGTGCGCAAGGCCGACACGGTGGTAAGGCTCGAGGACGACGAGCTGGCAGTGCTCATGCCGGGCATCACGGCCGACGAGGCGCTCAAGGCCGCCGAGAAGCTGAGGATAATGGTGGAGCGCATGAGCGTGCCCGCGGTCTCGGGCGACGGGAAGGGGGTCACGGTCACCATAGGCGTAATCGGCCTCCCCGTGGACGGCGAGGTGGACATCATGGAGGAGCTGCGCCGGTGCGTGCGCCGGGGGCTCGACAGGGGGGGCAACAGGACGGTGGTCTTCGGACGATAAGAGGCCGCCGGCTCGACTTCGGCGTCCGCCTTCCGGGGCGGGCCTGGTCACCGCGGACAACGCGGTGCCTCAGGAGCCGCCGTCTCTTCTCCCCCCTTGCCTCTTCCCCGAAGAGAGGGGAGAGGCCGACAACCCTTTTATGCGTCTTCGCACCTCGGCCATGACCCTTGCCGGAGGCTCCACGCCGCCGTAGCGGTGGGCCTCGAAGACCTCGGTCACGGCCCGCACGTGGGCCGAGCCGCACCTTGCCGCAAGCTCCGAGGGCGTCTCCGAGGGGCGACGCGGGAAGCCCTTCTTTTCAAGGACCCTCAGCATCTCCCTGTAATAGGCGGGCGTGTCGCCGCCGGCGCCGGCCGGCCGGCCGTGGCGCCGGAGCGCGAAGAGCGCCGCCGCCGCGACGGCCGCCGTGGAGAGCGCCGCCGTAACGGGAAATCCTCCCCCGGCCCCCTCGCCCGCGCCCCATGCCCTGGCCCCCAGACCCTTGAGCCAGGTCCGCAGGGAGCCGAGCATCGAGCCGGCCCGGCGCTCGAGCCCGGCGGCGGCCCTCAACTGGTCGGCCGAGCTGTAGGTTACGACGTACTTTATCCACCTCCACCGCAGCGAGTCCATGAGGAGGGCCAGGGTCGATACCCCGGAGTCCGGGGCGGGCGCCTGGCCCGGCGTGGGGTCGAAGCGCATCCAGCCCGCCCCTTCGATATAGGCCTCGACCCACGTATGGGCGTCGCTGTTGCGCACCACCAGGTAGTCGCCGTACTCGTTCCACCGGCCCTGGAGAAAACCGGTCACGAGCCTCGACGGTATGCCGACGGTCCTGAGCATCACGGCCATGGCCGTTGCGTAGTGCTCGCAGTAGCCCTCCCTGGTGTGGAAGAGGAAGTCGCCTACCGGGTCTCCCGTGGGGCCGGGCGCCGGGTCGAGCGTATAGCGGTAGTTCTCCGTCAGGTGGCGTCTTATGGCCGAGGCGGCCTCGAGGTCGCCTGACGCATCGGCGGTCACGGTGCGCGCGAGCCCGGCCACCCGTGGCGATAGCCGCCGTGGCAGTTCCAGGTACAATCGGCGCTCGTTCCGCGCAAGCGCCGACCCGTCGCCGTTCACGGGACGGGACCACACCCTGTACTCGGTCCTCGAAAAGGGAGGGGAGGGGAGACGGACCGCCCCCTTGGAGTCGACCCAGAGGTTCTTGAACCGTCCCTCCACGACGACGGCCCTGCCGGCGGCAAAGAGTGTCTCCGTCTCGAGAGGCTCGAGTACTATGCGCTGAGCGAGAAGCGCGCCTTGCGCGGCCCCGGCGAGCCGGAAGCGGCCGTTGCCGCCCCTCACGAGCCGCCGCTGCTCGAGGGCCTCGCTCCATTGCCTGCCGTCGAAGGTGTCGAGGGCCCGGCCCCGCAGGTAGAGCGGGGCGGGAGGAGAGCCGAGCCCCGGGAACTCCACCCTCATCACCACCGTGTCGTCGAGCTTGACGGGTCCCATCGCGCCGAGTTCGACGCTGTCGGAGAAGCCCGATATCTTGACGGTGTCGAGCGTTCGCGTCTGGAAGAAACCGGCCGCCATGCGGGGCAGGATGAAGAAGAGCCCCATGGTCATGACGAGGCACGCGCAGGTGAGCGCCGCGGTGTACAGGAAGAAGGACGGCCCCAGAAGTCCCGGCGGCGGCTCGGCGTCCGGCCGCCGGGCCGACTCCTCCCAGTCGCGCCTGAGGTTGAGCAGTATCATGGCCCAGATGGCGCCTATGACGAAGAGGGCGAGCAGGGCGAGGAACGCGGGGCTCACCGTGGAGGCGGCGGCCGAGAGGATGAGGAAGAGGACGAGGACGAAGAGGAGGACGTAGTCGCGGGCGGCGCTCATGTCGAAGAGCTTGGCCGCCATGAGCACGGCGAGGAAGCGGGCGAGCGTGTCGATGAGGGAGGCCGACAGGGCGTAGTGAAAGGAGACGAACACGGCGAAGAGCACGAGGGCGAGGACGTTCCACAGGGCGCCGGGAAGCGGCGGCCTGCGCCTCAGGTTGACGGGCAGGCTCGCAAGGCAGGCCGCGGCCACGGCCGCGACGAAGCCGCCCCCGACGCTCTCTACGAGCATGAGCGCCGCAAGGCCCGCGGCCGTCATGACGTAGGTCGTTATGAGAAGACAGGCGTGGAAGCTCATGGCTCCACCGTGACGGAGAGGGACGCCGCGGCGCTCCCCTCTACGGGCTCCGTGAGGGCGAGCGCGGTCAGCACGGCGCGCAGCTGCGCCGGACCGCCCCTCGGCGCAAGCCTCTCGCCGAGGGTGCGAAGCCCCACGCTGTAGCCCCGCTCGATGTAGTGGGCCGCAAGGCTCGCCGCCCGGTCCACGGCCTCCTCGAACTCCAGCTCCGCCCGGTCCGGCGCGCCGCCGGGGCGGTAGTTGTCGAAGCGTATGGTGACGCTGCGCTCGCTCTCGACCTCGGTCTCCCTGGCCAGCAGCCTCGCCGCCTTGGCCGTGGAGCGCCAGTGTATGCGCCGGGAGTCGTCGCCGAGGGTGTACTCGCGCAGCCCGTGAAAGTCGTGGCCCTCGCCGCGCCGGCCGCTGGAGGAGCCGTCGCGCCCGGCGGGGCCGCCTCTCCCGGCCGCCTCCACGGGCCTTACGGCCGGAAAGACGACGACCTCCTGGGGACGGCGGCAGAGCTTTCCCTTGGTGAAGAGACCGAAGGGAAAGCGGGTCGTGATCCTGAAGCCCTCGAGCCTGTAGCGCCCCCTCCTCGTGAAGAGATAGGTCGTCGTCACCAGGGCGTCCCCCCGCGGCGGCAGACGGAGCGCGTAGGCCGGGGCCGCCTCGAGCCCGGGCGTGTCCATCTCGCGGACCGTCACCGAGTAGGAGGAGAAGAGACGCTTGCCGTTGGCCACGGCGATCCCCACCGTCGCGGGCGAGCCCCTGTAAAGGCCGGCGGGCAGCCTCCGCCCTGCCGTAACGCCCCTCAACGCCGTCTCCGACATGACGCCCGAGATGACGATGAGCGAGAGCAGCGCCGCCGTGACGAGGTAGAGGAGGTTGTTGCCCGTGTTCACGGCCGCCACGGCGATGACCATGAGCAGCGCGAGAAAGCGCCTCCCCTCGCGCGTTATGCGCAGGGTGCGGGGAAGCCAGAACTCCCTGCGGCCGGCGATGCGGGCCGCCCGCCCCCACAGCCCGGCCGCGACCATGGCGAGCCAGGGAAGCGGCGCCGATATGACACTCTTCACGCACATCTTCTTGCTGGGGGGGACTCTCTTGTTATTCGGATCTTCGGCTGTGCCGGGAAGCTCGGCCCGCGCCAGGCGGGATTGTTACGCCTTTGCGGCCCGAGCTCCCCGGCACAGCCCCCCGAGGCAGCCGGCGCGGGCAGCCTGGGGGAAACTTTCTGTAGAAGGGCCATAGGCCCGAGGGCCACAGGCCCACGTTCCCCCCTCGTCCCATCGTATGTTATTCGGATCTTCGGCTGTACCGGGGAGTTCGGCCCGCGCCAGGCGGGGTTGTTACGCCTTTGCGGCCCGAACTCCCCGGCACAGCCCCCCGAGGCAGCCGGCGCGGGCAGCCTGGGGGAAACGGGGGTCTGAGACCCGTGGGTCCGAGACCCTTTACAAAAGGTTCTCTCAGTCAAAGAGGGACTTTCACGTCATCGAGGATCTCCTCGATGACGAGGGCCGCGTTCCCGGCGGTTTCGAGCTCATAGCCTTCGGGTATTATTCTGTGGGCGAAGACGGGGACCGCCAGCCTCTTTATGTCGTCGGGCGTGCAGAAGCGGCGCGAGCTCGCCAGGGCGAGGGCCTGGGCGGTCCTGTACATGACCATCGATCCCCTGGGGCTAACGCCCAGTCTTACGCCCTCGTGGGACCGCGTGGCCTCGACGATATCCATGATGTAGGCGGCGATGCCGTCGGAGACCCGCACCGAGCGGACGAGCGAGGCCATGGCGAGGAGTTCGTCGGTCGTCACCACGGCCTCGAGCCCTTCGGGGTCGAGCTCGGCCTGTTGGGCCTTCATTATGGCGAGCTCTTCGTCGCGCCCGGGATATCCCATGCGAAGCCTCATGGTGAAGCGGTCGAGCTGGGACTCGGGCAGGGGAAAGGTGCCCGAGTACTCGAGGGGGTTCTGGGTGGCGATTAGCATGAAGGGTTCGGGCAGGGGGTGGGAGACCTTGTCTACCGAGACCTGGCGTTCGCTCATGGCCTCGAGCAGCGCCGACTGGGTCTTGGGCGTTGCGCGGTTTATCTCGTCGGCGAGCACCACGTTCGTGAAGACGGGACCGGGTTTGAACTCGAAGTTGCGGGTCGCCTGGTTGTAGACGGTCACGCCGGTCACGTCCGAGGGCAGAAGGTCGCTCGTGAACTGTATGCGCTGGAAGGTGCAGTCGACGGACCTCGCAAGACCGTGGGCGAGGGTGGTCTTGCCCACGCCGGGCACGTCCTCTATGAGGATGTGTCCCCTTGCGAGCATGGCCGCCACGGCGAGCTCTATTATGGCGCGCTTTCCCCTCACGACCCTTTCGAGGTTGTCCACCAGGGCCGCCGTCTTAGCGAAGGCCTCGCTGTAGTCCATCTTTCCCCGAACTCCCGGAGCCGGTCCGCTTCCGGCCGGCCCGCCGCGCTCCATCCCTGTCATCATAGCCATCATATCCTAATCGGCCGTCGTCTTCACCCCCTTTAGGGCCGCCGCGGCCCTTCGTTTTTGGTTGACAAGCATTATAAGTTACTGTATCTTGATCGCCTTCCCGGCAACGGCCGTCTTCACCGACCGGGCGGCCGGAACTGAGAGGGTGGTGAAGGGGGTAGGGAGCTGACTCTCTTTTTCGAAAAGGAGGAAGAAAGTGGGAAAAAACATTACGCAGAAGATAATCGAGTCGCACCTTGTGAGCGGCGAGGCCGTCGCCGGTAAGGAGATCGCCATAAGGATCGACCAGACCCTTACCCAGGACGCCACCGGCACCATGGCCTACCTCCAGTTCGAGGCCATGGGTGTGCCGAGGGTGAAGACCAAGCTCTCGGTGAGCTACGTGGACCACAACACCCTCCAGTACGGCGGCTACGAGAACGCCGACGACCACAGGTTTCTCCAGACCGTGGCGGCCAAGTACGGCATCTACTTCTCGAGGCCCGGCAACGGCATATGCCACCAGGTCCACCTCGAGCGTTTCGGCGTTCCAGGCCAGACCCTTCTCGGCTCGGACAGCCACACGCCCACCTGCGGCGGCATCGGCATGATGGCCATGGGCGCCGGAGGACTCGACGTGGCCGTGGCCATGGGCGGGGGCCCCTTCAGCCTCGTATGCCCGAAGGTCGTGAACGTCTACCTGACCGGCAGGCTCCAGCCCTGGGTCTCGGCCAAGGACGTGATACTGGAGCTTCTGCGCCGCCTGAGCGTCAAGGGCGGGGTGGGCAAGGTCATCGAGTACGGCGGACCGGGCGTGGCGTCTCTGTCGGTGCCCGAGCGGGCGACGATAACCAACATGGGAGCCGAGCTCGGCGCCACGACCTCCATATTCCCCAGCGACGACGTAACGCGCGAGTTCATGGCCGCCGAGAAGCGCGAGGACCAGTGGGTGGAGCTCAAGGCCGACCCCGACGCCGCCTACGACGAGCGCATAGAGATCAACCTCGACGAGCTCGAGCCGCTCATCGCCAGGCCCCACATGCCCGACAACGTCTGCAAGGTCTCGGAGATCGAGGGGATGAAGGTCGACCAGGTCTGCGTCGGAAGCTGCACCAATTCGTCGTACCGCGACCTCATGCTCGTGGCCGAGACGCTGCGCCGCGGCGGCTACAAGGTCCACCCGGAGCTCGATCTCACGATCTCGCCCGGCTCGCGCCAGGTCTTCGACATGATAGCCCACAACGGCGGACTTGCAAGCCTCATCGAGGCCGGGGCGCGCATACTCGAGGCGGCCTGCGGTCCCTGCATAGGAAACGGCCAGTCGCCGCCCTCCGGAGGTGTGTCGCTTCGCACCTTCAACCGCAACTTCGAGGGCAGAAGCGGCACCAAGAACGCCGGCGTCTACCTCTGCAGCCCCGAGGTGGCCGTGGCGGCCGCCATCAAGGGCGTAATAACCGACCCCCGCAAGCTCGGCGAGGTGCCGGTGATAGACGTCCCCAGGGAGTACATGGTCGACGACTCGATGATCGTGCCGCCCGCCGACGACCCCGACAAGGTGGAGATAAGGAGGGGCCCCAACATCCAGCCGCTGCCGCGGGCCGACAGACTTCCCGAGACCCTCTCCGGCAAGGTGCTCATAAAGCTGGGCGACAACATAACGACCGATCACATAACCCCTGCCGGCACGTGGCTCAAGTACCGCAGCAACGTGCCCAAGTACGCCGAATCGGTCTTCTCGGCCATCGACCCCAAGTTCCACGAGAAGGCCAAGGCCGCGGGGGGCGGTTTCGTCATAGGCGGCGAGAATTACGGCCAGGGCTCCTCGCGCGAGCACGCGGCGCTGTGTCCCATGTACCTGGGCATAAAGGCCGTGATCGCCAAGAGTTTCGCCAGGATCCACAAGGACAACCTCGTCAACTTCGGCATCCTGCCCCTCACCTTCGCCGACGAGTCCGACTACGACGCCGTGGACGAGGGCGACGAGCTCGAGCTCGTGGGCCTTACGGCCGAGGCCCTCAAGTCGGGCGGGGACGTCATCCTCAGGAACAAGACCAAGGGCGCCGAGATAAGGCTCAAGCACGGCTATTCGCCCCGCCAGGTCGATATCCTCTGCGAGGGCGGAAAGCTCAACTACACCAGGAAGCTCAAGGCCGCCTGAGGGCGCCGGGGCGGCCTGCGAATGCCGCTGTGAAAGAGACCCCCGGCCGGTTTCACCGGCCGGGGGTCTCTTTGTCTCCGACGCCTTTCGATGTGACGGGAACGGCGTCTCAGTAGACGCCTATGTCGAGGTACGACACGGCTATCTTCTCGATCGCTATGACGTAGGCGGCCGTGCGGTAGTCATTGACGTTGGGGTAGGAGTTCTTGACCTCGCGGATGTGCTGGAAGGCGAGCCTCATCGTATCGTCGAGGCCCGACCGCACCAGGTCGAGTTCGTCGTAGCCGCGGTTGAGCTCCCTGAAGACCCAGTCGGGCATCTTTTTTCCTGTGGTCTCCTCGAGGGCGCGGATTATGTGGAAGCCCCGCATCTCTTCGGCGCGGCGGGCCATGCGGCCGAAGCGGATGTGGCCGAGGTTGCGGACCCACTCGAAGTAGGAGACGATGACTCCTCCCGCGTTGAGGTAGGCGTCGGGGATGATCGCTATGCCCCTGTCGTTGAGGATGCGGTCGGCGTCGAAGGTGACCGGGCCGTTGCCCGCCTCGGCCACGAGCCTCGCCTTTATGCGCGGCGCGTTCTCCTCGTCTATGACCCCCTCCACGGCCGCCGGTATCAGTATGTCGCAGTCCGCCTCGAGCACCTTGCGTCCGTCCTCCACGTAGCTGGCCCCTGGAAAGCCTCTTACCCCGCCGTTCTCGACCATGTAGCGGTGGATATCCTCTATGACGAGTCCATCTTCGTTCACCAGCGCGCCGTCGCGCTCTATGACGGCGATGATCCTGGCGCCGTCCTCCTCGGAGAGGAACTTGGCGGCATGGTAGCCCACGTTGCCGAGCCCCTGGATGATTATGCGCTGGTCGCCGAGACCTCCGCCGAGGTTTGCGGCCTTCACGTCGTCGCGGTGGCGGAAGAACTCGCGCAGTGCGTACTGGACGCCGCGGCCCGTGGCCTCGACACGTCCCCGCACGCCGCCGAAGTGGACCGGTTTTCCCGTCACGCAGGCCACGTAGTTTATGTCCTCGGGATAGAGGTGCTTGTACGTGTCGGCTATCCAGGCCATCTCGCGCTGGCCGGTGCCCATGTCCGGGGCCGGGACGTTCGTGGCCGGGCTGAGGAAGCCCTTGGTGGCCATCTCCCTTGTGAACCGCCGCGTTATGCGCTGCATCTCGTCGCGCGTGTAGCGCCGGGGGTCTATCTCGAGACCGCCCTTTGCCCCGCCGAAGGGGACGTCCACTATGGCGCACTTGTAGGTCATGAGCGCCGCCAGGGCCTCGACCTCGTTCTGTTCCACCGTCGGCGCGTAGCGGATTCCGCCCTTGGCCGGAAGCCTGTGTATGCTGTGGACGGCCCGCCAGCCGTGGAAGACCTCGATCCTGCCCTTTATCTCCACGGGGAAGTTGACCTTGAGCACGGCGTTGCAGCCCTTGATGGCGTCGGCTACACCCTTTTCGAGCCCCTTGATGCGCATGGCCTTGTCCACCATGCGGTCCACGCTCGTGCGGAACTCGAGCCCCCTGGCGCTCCTGTTCTGCGGCATGACTGCCCCTCCTTGAGTTGTTTTCTGCGGGCGGCCACCGGGAAGCGGCGGCGCGGCATTCCCGGCGCCGCCCGGTCTTCTTATCGGGAAGAAAGGACGGGACCTTGAGAAAGGCCGGGCGGTAGAGAGGCCTTGGGGCCTGTTCGGTCGAGGTCAGTCGGGCGTCCCGGCGCCTCCATCTTCCCGGAGCTCACCGTCGGACTCGTCGACGAGGTAGAGCCTGTCGTCCTCGACGAGGTAGAAGAGCGGCGCCGCCGTGAGTCCCGGGTAGATGGAGCGTATGAGGCGCACATCGCGCAGCACGGACTCCACGGCGTCGACCTTTCCGAAGCGCGGCGCCATCTCGTCGAAGTGTCTTCGCGCCGCCTCGGCGTCCCAGCCCCAGCGTCCGACGAGCCCGGCCACGAAGGCCTCCCGCTGGGCGGCGAGGTCCACCATGCGGCAGTCGCTGTGGCCGATGACGGCGAGGTGGTCTATGCCGCCCACGGCGAGGGCGTAGGAGATGGCGAAGCTCACGCCCGTGACGGTGCCTCCGCTGTTTCTCACCACGAAGGAGAAGTTGCGCGGCACGCGCAGCGTCTTGCGGCTGTCCATGCACATGACGGTCACAAGTCTCGGGGCCGCGCAGGGGGCGGGTTCTCCGCCCATGTTGTGACACCTCAGCAGCTCCCCTACGGGCGAGTGCCGGTAGCGCTCCGGTATCTCCCCTTCACGGCTTACGTTTATGAGCCTGTGCTTCAATGGGGCTCCTTTCAGGCCGGGCCCCGGCCCGGCGGCTCTTTCTCTCGGCGAGGTACTCGCCGAGCACGACGGCGCTGTTGCGCTCCCTGTCCCTGGCCGAGTAGAGGAGCGTCACGGCGGAACGTCCGCACCGCTCGAGGATGAGCTCCACCGCCTCCTCCCTTGCGTCGAGCTCGCGGCGGTAGCGCCGCCTGAACTCGGTCCAGCGCGATGGGTCGTGACCGAACCATCGGCGAAGCTGCACGGACGGAGCTATCTCCCTGAGCCACAGATGAACGGCCGCCCTCTCTTTGGACATGCCCCTGGGCCAGAGCCTCTCGACGAGCACGCGAAGACCGTCGTCCGCGGCGGCCTCGTCGTATATGCGCTTCACCCTTATCTCCACATCCACATTGTCCCCTGAACAACCTACCAGAAAACTGCGCCTCCCGCTACTGAAATCGAGAGCGTCCCTTCATGTCAACCCGTTTGGGCGGAGCGGTTGACAATCTGCGTGCGCTGTGGTACCCATAAGGAAACTCTGACTAACGACCCTGGGGGAACCGTGGGTCCATGACCCTTTGTCAAAAAGGTTCCCTCAGTGCAATAGAATGGAGTTTCCTCGATAGTCGGGGAAGTCACGGAGGTCTCGTGATGGCGAAAGAGAGGGAGAGCGGCAGGACCGCCGGGCTGCGCGAGCTCGACAGGGCCCACGTCTGGCACCCTTTCACGCAGATGCGCGAGTGGGAAGGGGATGAGAACATCATAATCGAGCGGGGCTCCGGCGTCTGGCTCATCGACACCGAGGGCCGTCGCTACATCGACGGTGTTTCGTCGCTGTGGGTGACCGTCCACGGCCACCGCAGACGGGAGATCGACAGGG
The nucleotide sequence above comes from Deltaproteobacteria bacterium. Encoded proteins:
- a CDS encoding DUF58 domain-containing protein, whose translation is MCVKSVISAPLPWLAMVAAGLWGRAARIAGRREFWLPRTLRITREGRRFLALLMVIAVAAVNTGNNLLYLVTAALLSLIVISGVMSETALRGVTAGRRLPAGLYRGSPATVGIAVANGKRLFSSYSVTVREMDTPGLEAAPAYALRLPPRGDALVTTTYLFTRRGRYRLEGFRITTRFPFGLFTKGKLCRRPQEVVVFPAVRPVEAAGRGGPAGRDGSSSGRRGEGHDFHGLREYTLGDDSRRIHWRSTAKAARLLARETEVESERSVTIRFDNYRPGGAPDRAELEFEEAVDRAASLAAHYIERGYSVGLRTLGERLAPRGGPAQLRAVLTALALTEPVEGSAAASLSVTVEP
- a CDS encoding MoxR family ATPase — translated: MDYSEAFAKTAALVDNLERVVRGKRAIIELAVAAMLARGHILIEDVPGVGKTTLAHGLARSVDCTFQRIQFTSDLLPSDVTGVTVYNQATRNFEFKPGPVFTNVVLADEINRATPKTQSALLEAMSERQVSVDKVSHPLPEPFMLIATQNPLEYSGTFPLPESQLDRFTMRLRMGYPGRDEELAIMKAQQAELDPEGLEAVVTTDELLAMASLVRSVRVSDGIAAYIMDIVEATRSHEGVRLGVSPRGSMVMYRTAQALALASSRRFCTPDDIKRLAVPVFAHRIIPEGYELETAGNAALVIEEILDDVKVPL
- a CDS encoding DUF488 family protein, translated to MDVEIRVKRIYDEAAADDGLRVLVERLWPRGMSKERAAVHLWLREIAPSVQLRRWFGHDPSRWTEFRRRYRRELDAREEAVELILERCGRSAVTLLYSARDRERNSAVVLGEYLAERKSRRAGARPERSPIEAQAHKRKP
- a CDS encoding aconitate hydratase, which produces MGKNITQKIIESHLVSGEAVAGKEIAIRIDQTLTQDATGTMAYLQFEAMGVPRVKTKLSVSYVDHNTLQYGGYENADDHRFLQTVAAKYGIYFSRPGNGICHQVHLERFGVPGQTLLGSDSHTPTCGGIGMMAMGAGGLDVAVAMGGGPFSLVCPKVVNVYLTGRLQPWVSAKDVILELLRRLSVKGGVGKVIEYGGPGVASLSVPERATITNMGAELGATTSIFPSDDVTREFMAAEKREDQWVELKADPDAAYDERIEINLDELEPLIARPHMPDNVCKVSEIEGMKVDQVCVGSCTNSSYRDLMLVAETLRRGGYKVHPELDLTISPGSRQVFDMIAHNGGLASLIEAGARILEAACGPCIGNGQSPPSGGVSLRTFNRNFEGRSGTKNAGVYLCSPEVAVAAAIKGVITDPRKLGEVPVIDVPREYMVDDSMIVPPADDPDKVEIRRGPNIQPLPRADRLPETLSGKVLIKLGDNITTDHITPAGTWLKYRSNVPKYAESVFSAIDPKFHEKAKAAGGGFVIGGENYGQGSSREHAALCPMYLGIKAVIAKSFARIHKDNLVNFGILPLTFADESDYDAVDEGDELELVGLTAEALKSGGDVILRNKTKGAEIRLKHGYSPRQVDILCEGGKLNYTRKLKAA
- a CDS encoding Glu/Leu/Phe/Val dehydrogenase; amino-acid sequence: MPQNRSARGLEFRTSVDRMVDKAMRIKGLEKGVADAIKGCNAVLKVNFPVEIKGRIEVFHGWRAVHSIHRLPAKGGIRYAPTVEQNEVEALAALMTYKCAIVDVPFGGAKGGLEIDPRRYTRDEMQRITRRFTREMATKGFLSPATNVPAPDMGTGQREMAWIADTYKHLYPEDINYVACVTGKPVHFGGVRGRVEATGRGVQYALREFFRHRDDVKAANLGGGLGDQRIIIQGLGNVGYHAAKFLSEEDGARIIAVIERDGALVNEDGLVIEDIHRYMVENGGVRGFPGASYVEDGRKVLEADCDILIPAAVEGVIDEENAPRIKARLVAEAGNGPVTFDADRILNDRGIAIIPDAYLNAGGVIVSYFEWVRNLGHIRFGRMARRAEEMRGFHIIRALEETTGKKMPDWVFRELNRGYDELDLVRSGLDDTMRLAFQHIREVKNSYPNVNDYRTAAYVIAIEKIAVSYLDIGVY
- a CDS encoding DUF3488 domain-containing protein; the protein is MSFHACLLITTYVMTAAGLAALMLVESVGGGFVAAVAAACLASLPVNLRRRPPLPGALWNVLALVLFAVFVSFHYALSASLIDTLARFLAVLMAAKLFDMSAARDYVLLFVLVLFLILSAAASTVSPAFLALLALFVIGAIWAMILLNLRRDWEESARRPDAEPPPGLLGPSFFLYTAALTCACLVMTMGLFFILPRMAAGFFQTRTLDTVKISGFSDSVELGAMGPVKLDDTVVMRVEFPGLGSPPAPLYLRGRALDTFDGRQWSEALEQRRLVRGGNGRFRLAGAAQGALLAQRIVLEPLETETLFAAGRAVVVEGRFKNLWVDSKGAVRLPSPPFSRTEYRVWSRPVNGDGSALARNERRLYLELPRRLSPRVAGLARTVTADASGDLEAASAIRRHLTENYRYTLDPAPGPTGDPVGDFLFHTREGYCEHYATAMAVMLRTVGIPSRLVTGFLQGRWNEYGDYLVVRNSDAHTWVEAYIEGAGWMRFDPTPGQAPAPDSGVSTLALLMDSLRWRWIKYVVTYSSADQLRAAAGLERRAGSMLGSLRTWLKGLGARAWGAGEGAGGGFPVTAALSTAAVAAAALFALRRHGRPAGAGGDTPAYYREMLRVLEKKGFPRRPSETPSELAARCGSAHVRAVTEVFEAHRYGGVEPPARVMAEVRRRIKGLSASPLSSGKRQGGRRDGGS
- a CDS encoding carbonic anhydrase, with the protein product MKHRLINVSREGEIPERYRHSPVGELLRCHNMGGEPAPCAAPRLVTVMCMDSRKTLRVPRNFSFVVRNSGGTVTGVSFAISYALAVGGIDHLAVIGHSDCRMVDLAAQREAFVAGLVGRWGWDAEAARRHFDEMAPRFGKVDAVESVLRDVRLIRSIYPGLTAAPLFYLVEDDRLYLVDESDGELREDGGAGTPD